In Nymphalis io chromosome 11, ilAglIoxx1.1, whole genome shotgun sequence, one genomic interval encodes:
- the LOC126771719 gene encoding DNA-directed RNA polymerase, mitochondrial produces MHRLLSAKNICHNKLHGVTLTANSSLNNISFSHIKCSFCRKVLLNSPNTENQFLARHQSTRTANALKSLKKKSKHKNHKKYGELLQVNESSMTELQVSISKFNAAHLSKLASSPVSLGQLHQLTTVPNKKPNNIQVDKELLQTVREKILKKPVPEIKLEDDKCALIFTHHKITTLEEKFKTKQYIDMVKESYYNFRKATIYDQRLQDLRYAINEGLNQEFDLNTDPQYVPKNSKEPLLKHPHAVFKELFIDNQLESYDQELMINHLSNLQLRGLSHSAIEEICDETINQDINEMKDEFNIESEVSRIKSLNVKKAQQVLKQKKKKQREKRRAAQEANMKQDTRELERKGKEEALQRTLTSHLQLLCSLDMISEGRQVLQHYRKRSARVSEHPKVTSVKVYNTLLQGYASTAQLDNAKELLSFMSDDKIEPNEQTFAAIFECVERTDLNNKNSMLGYYYREMQNKGFTLNDLLDKTKFLYDQREIVLKAVRRLEPDFVPQYTPPLLDYDCPLLDKIKLDNVDNRKGLLISPASGLLTLEELKAKGREQLEMEMNGEIEVQNISVQNQESKDVDVYRQKLQAAEGEWRAAMREALRRNTGTLRARSNASHCAITLYPYLKVLSVDDFVNLMMSEINKLVDGSDSYSPTLKLLQRDLGTQVYNRYQIEQYKRNGVFNKIEQIYGKYCKWYLERHSLDGTSTPYNSRQAWQILVHQNREGACLDVEEAPWPMEIRQNIGKFLYNIIINDVKIDVNMFKPKAKVKKLPAVYKVHRPWGRLVRLELKPHPTLSRLCAAAARPALRMRAALAPTRAPPPPWRHAAACLLTATPLVRMPFYVTGQMKRLEEAPPASLYPVLDSLNQLGEVPWVINQPILDLQMKVFKSGGDKKLDIPPPASSLEASQCAGAADAASALRARVALNRARADMHSLWCDALYKLSLANHYRETTFWLPHNMDFRGRVYAVGPHVSALGADAARALLRLARTRPLRARGLRWLKVHAVNLTGTHKRSTVDERLAYADSIMDKILDSADNPLDGEGWWKESEEPWQTLACCMEIANAVRSPNPEEYECGFPVHQDGSCNGLQHYAALGGDAAGAAAVNLAPLAAPQDVYSEVAALVENMRVRDAAAGVPAAIVLENFVRRKVIKQTVMTTVYGVTKFGARLQIAKQLKDIEEFPKEHVWSCSQYLTARTFDSLREMFTSTKLIQDWFTDCAKVISGVCGESVEWVTPLGLPVLQPYFRRTTPAPATSVLDLNQRPCTMKQRNAFPPNFIHSLDSSHMMLTSLHCEAAAVSFVSVHDCFWTHPDTVDIMNQICREQFVALHSQPILDNLSDFLLKRYSYPESEIEDGSVGAANKKRVNSLLKKVPEKGDFDINSVLKSVYFFS; encoded by the exons atgcatCGGCTTTTATCTGCTAAGAATATATGTCATAATAAACTTCACGGTGTAACATTAACTGCAAATAGTTCTCTAAACAATATATCATTTAGTCATATAAAATGTTCGTTCTGTCGCAAAGTACTTTTGAATTCACCCAACACAG AAAATCAATTTCTCGCGAGACATCAATCTACGAGAACGGCTAATGCCTTGAAATCtttgaaaaagaaaagtaaacataaaaatcacaaaaaatatGGTGAATTATTGCAAG TGAACGAGAGTAGTATGACTGAATTGCAAGTATCCATAAGCAAATTCAATGCGGCACATTTATCAAAACTAGCTTCCAGTCCTGTCTCTCTTGGACAGCTCCATCAATTAACTACAGTACCtaataaaaaaccaaataatatACAAGTTGACAAAGAATTACTTCAAACTGTTAGAGAAAAAATTCTAAAGAAACCTGTACCAGAAATCAAATTAGAAGATGACAAATGTGCCCTCATTTTCACCCATCATAAAATCACAACTTTAGAGGAAAagtttaaaactaaacaatacaTTGACATGGTGAAAGAGAGTTATTACAATTTTAGAAAAGCTACAATTTATGATCAGCGTCTGCAAGATCTGAGATATGCTATAAATGAAGGTCTAAATCAGGAATTTGATCTCAATACTGATCCTCAATATGTTCCAAAAAATTCCAAAGAGCCATTGCTCAAACATCCACATGCAGTATTTAAAGAGTTATTTATTGACAACCAATTAGAAAGTTATGATCAAGAACTTATGATCAACCACTTATCAAACTTGCA ATTGCGAGGTTTATCACATTCAGCCATAGAGGAAATTTGTGATGAAACAATTAACCAagatataaatgaaatgaaagatGAATTCAATATTGAGAGTGAAGTTTCTCGCATCAAgagtttaaatgttaaaaaagc ACAACAAGTGCTAaaacagaaaaagaaaaaacaacgAGAAAAACGTCGTGCCGCCCAAGAGGCGAATATGAAGCAAGACACGCGTGAGTTGGAACGAAAAGGCAAGGAGGAGGCTCTACAGCGCACACTCACTTCTCATTTACAGCTTTTATGCTCTCTTGACATGATTTCtgag GGCCGACAAGTTTTACAGCATTATCGGAAACGAAGTGCTAGGGTTTCCGAACATCCCAAGGTTACCAGTGTCAAAGTATACAATACACTCTTACAAGGATATGCATCAacg gcTCAACTTGATAATGCCAAGGAGTTATTATCATTCATGTCCGACGATAAAATAGAACCGAATGAACAAACATTCGCCGCCATATTTGAGTGTGTTGAAAGAACTGATTTAAACAATAAGAATTCAATGTTAGGATATTACTATAGAGAAATGCAAAAtaag GGTTTTACATTAAATGACTTACTGGATAAAACCAAATTTTTATATGATCAACGTGAAATAGTACTAAAAGCAGTGAGAAGATTAGAGCCAGATTTTGTACCGCAATATACACCTCCACTGCTGGACTACGATTGCCCACTGTTAGACAAAATAAAACTAGATAATGTAGATAATAGAAAAGGGTTGTTGATCTCGCCGGCGAGTGGTCTCCTAACGCTAGAGGAGCTAAAGGCGAAGGGCCGCGAGCAGCTGGAAATGGAGATGAACGGAGAGATCGaagtacaaaatatttcagTTCAAAATCAAGAATCGAAGGACGTGGATGTTTAT CGCCAGAAGCTGCAGGCTGCGGAGGGCGAGTGGCGCGCGGCCATGCGCGAGGCGCTGCGGCGCAACACGGGCACGCTGCGCGCGCGCAGCAACGCCTCGCACTGCGCCATCACGCTCTACCCCTACCTCAAGGTGCTGTCG GTGGACGATTTCGTTAATCTAATGatgagtgaaataaataaattagtggaCGGCAGTGACTCTTACAGTCCCACGTTGAAGTTGCTACAGAGAGATCTAGGAACGCAGGTGTACAACAG ATATCAAATAGAACAATATAAACGTAACggtgttttcaataaaattgaacaaatataCGGGAAATACTGCAAGTGGTATTTAGAGAGGCATTCGCTGGATGGTACATCCACACCTTACAACAGTCGACAGGCTTGGCAAATACTCGTGCATCAGAATAGGGAGGGCGCGTGCTTG GATGTCGAGGAAGCCCCGTGGCCGATGGAAATACGACAGAATATCGgaaaatttctttataacatCATCATCAACGACGTGAAAATCGACGTCAACATGTTCAAACCGAAAGCTAAAGT CAAGAAGTTACCGGCCGTGTACAAGGTGCACCGCCCGTGGGGCCGACTGGTGCGCCTGGAGCTGAAGCCGCACCCCACGCTGTCGCGCCTgtgcgcggcggcggcgcggccgGCCCTGCGCATGCGCGCCGCGCTGGCGCccacgcgcgcgccgccgccgccctgGCGCCACGCCGCCGCCTGCCTGCTCACGGCCACGCCGCTCGTCAG AATGCCTTTCTACGTGACGGGTCAGATGAAACGATTAGAGGAAGCGCCGCCGGCCTCCCTGTATCCGGTGCTGGACAGCCTCAACCAGCTCGGCGAAGTGCCCTGGGTGATCAATCAACCTATTCTGGATTTGCAAATGAAAGTTTTCAA GTCGGGTGGAGACAAGAAACTGGACATCCCGCCTCCCGCGTCGTCGCTGGAAGCGTCGCAGTGCGCGGGCGCGGCGGACGCGGCGAGCGCGCTGCGGGCTCGCGTCGCGCTCAACCGCGCGCGCGCCGACATGCACTCGCTGTGGTGCGACGCGCTCTACAAGCTCTCGCTCGCCAATCACTACAG AGAGACCACGTTCTGGCTGCCGCACAACATGGACTTCCGCGGTCGCGTGTACGCGGTGGGCCCGCACGTGTCGGCGCTGGGCGCGGACGCGGCGCGCGCGCTGCTGCGCCTGGCGCGCACGCGGCCGCTGCGCGCGCGCGGCCTGCGCTGGCTCAAGGTGCACGCCGTCAACCTCACCGGCACGCACAAGAGGAGCACCGTCGACGAGAG ATTAGCGTATGCAGACAGTATAATGGACAAAATCCTAGACTCTGCGGACAATCCATTGGACGGTGAAGGCTGGTGGAAAGAGTCTGAAGAACCTTGGCAGACGCTCGCTTGCTGCATGGAGATAGCCAACGCTGTGCGTTCACCGAATCCCGAAG AGTACGAGTGCGGGTTCCCGGTGCACCAGGACGGCTCGTGCAACGGGCTGCAGCACTACGCGGCGCTGGGCGGCGACGCGGCGGGCGCGGCCGCCGTCAACCTGGCGCCGCTCGCCGCGCCGCAGGACGTCTACAGCGAGGTGGCCGCGCTC GTGGAGAACATGCGTGTCCGTGACGCGGCGGCCGGCGTGCCCGCGGCGATTGTGCTGGAGAACTTCGTGAGGCGCAAAGTTATCAAGCAAACCGTCATGACTACAGTCTACGGTGTCACTAAATTCGGAGCTCGTCTTCAAATTGCTAAGCAACTTAaag ACATAGAGGAATTCCCGAAGGAACACGTATGGTCGTGCTCGCAGTACCTTACAGCGCGCACTTTTGACTCTCTACGTGAGATGTTCACCTCCACTAAGCTTATACAAGACTGGTTCACTGATTGTGCGAA AGTGATATCCGGCGTGTGCGGCGAGAGTGTGGAGTGGGTGACGCCGCTGGGGCTGCCCGTGCTGCAGCCGTACTTCCGCCGCACCACGCCCGCGCCCGCCACCTCCGTGCTCGACCTCAACCA GCGGCCGTGCACGATGAAGCAGCGAAACGCGTTCCCCCCGAACTTCATCCACTCGCTGGACTCGTCGCACATGATGCTGACGTCACTGCACTGCGAGGCGGCAGCCGTCTCCTTCGTGTCGGTGCACGACTGCTTCTGGACGCATCCCGACACCGTTGACATCATGAACCAG ATATGCAGAGAACAATTCGTTGCTCTCCATTCGCAACCAATTTTAGACAACCTGTCGGATTTCCTTTTGAAACGTTACAGCTACCCAGAAAG TGAAATCGAAGACGGCTCCGTCGGCGCGGCGAACAAAAAACGAGTCAATTCCTTACTAAAGAAGGTTCCGGAAAAGGGGGACTTTGACATTAACAGTGTTCTAAAATCTGTATATTTCTTCAGTtag